A part of Quatrionicoccus australiensis genomic DNA contains:
- a CDS encoding TonB-dependent receptor domain-containing protein produces the protein MALAVNHQATDGWRKNNKQERNNLSGRLGMRFDRGEAFVDIGWSALDIGLPGSLSKAQYENDPRQAATNDSYAERRTAFVRPGITWRLADSLSFAAELGYTEVDNTSWISDWGSFDRRKTNTVSFTPRLQWDHGLAGLNSKTTFGFDYYDGELTSDKSAGDHAPITKTVTISQTSQAVYLQNQTRLTSDLTLTAGSRYQQVEQSARDTTGKSISNDHSRGVGEVGLSYKLAPGFRLFTRAGTTFRFANLDELTVLGPAGFASNPVRPERGTFVDLGGQWTGNGYSLKVTAYSLNMTDEIAYNGTENVNMAKTRHQGVDTFASYEISPHWQINAGLNLQKAEFRDGSNAGNRIPLVPTNKSTAGLTFKPTTDVNLSLFATHVGARHFGSDTGNAGEKIAAYTTADFVATWHIANWTVRGRVANLTDKKYVSTGFYGGIWGNTYYPGEGRAVFADVRYSF, from the coding sequence CTGGCCCTCGCCGTCAACCATCAGGCAACAGACGGCTGGCGGAAGAACAACAAGCAGGAACGCAACAATCTTTCTGGCCGCCTGGGCATGCGCTTCGACCGCGGTGAAGCTTTCGTCGATATTGGCTGGTCAGCACTGGATATCGGCCTGCCCGGCTCGTTGAGCAAGGCGCAATATGAAAATGATCCGCGCCAGGCAGCCACCAACGACAGCTACGCCGAACGTCGCACCGCCTTCGTCCGTCCCGGCATTACCTGGCGTCTCGCTGATAGCTTGAGCTTCGCCGCCGAACTCGGCTACACGGAGGTCGACAACACATCCTGGATTTCCGATTGGGGTTCCTTCGACCGCCGCAAGACCAACACTGTCTCGTTCACGCCGCGTCTGCAATGGGATCACGGTCTGGCCGGCCTGAACAGCAAGACCACCTTCGGCTTCGACTACTACGATGGCGAACTGACCTCTGACAAATCCGCCGGCGATCATGCTCCGATCACCAAGACGGTTACCATCAGCCAGACCAGCCAGGCCGTCTACCTGCAGAATCAGACGCGCCTTACCTCGGACCTGACCCTGACCGCCGGCAGTCGCTACCAGCAAGTAGAACAATCGGCCCGTGACACCACCGGCAAAAGCATCAGTAACGACCACAGCCGGGGCGTCGGCGAGGTCGGCCTGAGCTACAAACTGGCTCCCGGTTTCCGCCTGTTCACGCGCGCCGGTACCACCTTCCGCTTCGCCAATCTCGATGAACTCACCGTACTCGGACCGGCCGGCTTCGCGAGCAACCCGGTCCGTCCCGAACGCGGTACCTTCGTCGATCTCGGCGGGCAATGGACCGGTAACGGCTATTCACTCAAGGTCACGGCCTACAGCCTGAACATGACCGACGAGATCGCCTACAACGGTACCGAAAACGTCAACATGGCGAAAACCCGCCACCAGGGCGTCGACACATTCGCCAGCTACGAGATCAGCCCGCACTGGCAGATCAACGCCGGCCTCAACCTGCAAAAGGCTGAGTTCCGCGATGGTTCTAATGCCGGCAACAGAATCCCGCTGGTCCCGACCAACAAGTCGACCGCCGGTCTCACCTTCAAGCCGACCACCGACGTGAACCTCTCATTGTTTGCCACGCATGTCGGCGCCCGCCACTTTGGCAGCGATACCGGCAATGCTGGCGAGAAAATTGCTGCCTACACCACGGCCGATTTCGTCGCCACCTGGCACATTGCCAACTGGACGGTACGCGGTCGCGTCGCCAACCTGACCGACAAGAAATATGTCTCCACCGGCTTCTATGGTGGGATTTGGGGCAACACTTACTACCCAGGCGAAGGGCGAGCCGTCTTTGCCGACGTCCGCTACAGCTTCTGA
- a CDS encoding EAL domain-containing protein, whose protein sequence is MMDQLPREHFPAACTVFGIDEPGDSAYAIESGSVEVLAAPDQQRVAILGVGELFGEVALLDHLPRTATVRTLEPTTLVRIERQHVNELLKRSDPVIRHLLELLLRRFRSKNSEHPDESSTPAGSDDRTCALRTLALTRDLAHALDFDQLELYYQPLISFSRRNLVGFEALVRWRHPTLGMIMPLEFIGLAERTGLIHKLGAWVLQRAVADWAGLRQHCQPDGGLPPFVSVNLSADELGDLGIVERIRSLLASHAMRPHELKIELTETVIIEDRNTISQVLEQLSALGIAIALDDFGTGYAGLETLKSLPISCLKIDKNFVQEIDSSLRSHEIVLTAIQLAASLGISTIAEGIEDEATFRRLDAMGCDVAQGYYFARPMPAAAVAGWLKQSIHEGKCAAAAG, encoded by the coding sequence ATGATGGACCAACTCCCCCGCGAACATTTTCCGGCCGCCTGTACCGTGTTCGGCATCGACGAACCGGGCGATTCGGCCTATGCCATCGAAAGCGGCAGCGTCGAAGTACTGGCGGCGCCCGATCAGCAGCGCGTTGCCATCCTTGGCGTCGGCGAACTGTTCGGCGAAGTCGCGCTGCTCGACCACCTGCCGCGTACCGCCACGGTCCGCACGCTGGAGCCGACCACCCTGGTCCGCATCGAACGCCAGCATGTCAATGAACTGCTCAAGCGCAGCGACCCGGTCATCCGTCACCTGCTCGAACTGCTGCTGCGGCGCTTCCGCAGCAAGAACAGCGAACACCCGGACGAAAGTTCGACGCCGGCCGGCAGCGATGACCGCACCTGCGCCCTGCGTACCCTGGCCCTGACCCGCGATCTGGCGCACGCCCTCGATTTCGACCAGCTCGAGCTGTATTACCAGCCGCTGATCAGCTTTTCGCGGCGCAATCTGGTCGGCTTCGAAGCCCTGGTCCGCTGGCGCCACCCGACGCTGGGCATGATCATGCCGCTCGAGTTCATCGGTCTGGCCGAACGCACCGGGCTGATCCACAAGCTGGGCGCCTGGGTATTGCAGCGCGCCGTCGCCGACTGGGCCGGCCTGCGCCAGCACTGCCAGCCCGACGGCGGCCTGCCGCCCTTTGTCAGCGTCAACCTGTCGGCCGATGAACTCGGCGACCTCGGCATCGTCGAGCGCATCCGTTCACTGCTCGCCAGCCATGCCATGCGGCCGCACGAACTGAAGATCGAGCTGACCGAAACCGTCATCATCGAAGATAGAAACACCATCAGCCAGGTGCTGGAGCAACTCTCGGCGCTCGGCATCGCGATCGCGCTCGACGACTTCGGCACCGGTTACGCCGGCCTGGAAACGCTGAAAAGCCTGCCCATTTCGTGCCTGAAGATCGACAAGAATTTTGTCCAGGAAATCGACAGTTCGCTGCGCAGCCATGAAATCGTGCTCACCGCCATCCAGCTTGCCGCCTCGCTCGGCATCAGCACCATCGCCGAAGGCATCGAGGATGAGGCGACCTTCCGCCGCCTCGACGCCATGGGCTGCGACGTTGCCCAGGGCTATTACTTCGCCCGGCCGATGCCGGCCGCGGCCGTCGCCGGCTGGCTGAAACAGTCGATTCACGAAGGAAAATGTGCCGCCGCGGCGGGTTGA
- a CDS encoding Tim44 domain-containing protein: MKSFALMAAALVLGFTLTTGDAEAARRLGGGSSSGMQRQAVTPNKATNAAPTQQQAAPAAAPQAQPKRSWMGPLAGLAAGLGLAALASHFGFGEGLANMMMIGLLVMGAVMLFGFLMRKKAASAQPGMQYANANAGYGGNAPRQPDFIPAGGSAAPAANEASNGNIPAGFDVDGFVRNAKVNFIRLQAANDAGNLDDIREFTSPEMFAEIKLGMADRGAEKQETDVVQLNAEVLDVAEEASRYVVSVRFTGLIREEKNAAPEAFDEMWHMTKPRSGNGGWVLAGIQQVQ, from the coding sequence ATGAAATCATTTGCTTTGATGGCCGCGGCTCTGGTCCTCGGCTTTACGCTGACCACCGGTGACGCCGAAGCCGCCCGTCGCCTCGGTGGCGGCAGCTCTTCCGGCATGCAGCGCCAGGCCGTGACCCCGAACAAGGCGACCAACGCCGCCCCGACCCAGCAGCAGGCAGCACCGGCCGCCGCACCGCAAGCCCAGCCCAAGCGCTCGTGGATGGGTCCGCTCGCCGGCCTCGCCGCCGGTCTCGGCCTCGCCGCGCTGGCTTCGCACTTCGGCTTTGGCGAAGGCCTGGCCAACATGATGATGATCGGCCTGCTGGTCATGGGCGCCGTGATGCTGTTCGGCTTCCTGATGCGCAAGAAGGCGGCCAGTGCCCAGCCCGGCATGCAGTACGCCAATGCCAACGCCGGTTACGGCGGCAATGCGCCGCGCCAGCCGGACTTCATTCCGGCCGGCGGCTCTGCCGCTCCGGCTGCCAATGAGGCAAGCAACGGCAACATTCCGGCCGGCTTCGATGTCGATGGCTTCGTGCGCAACGCCAAGGTCAATTTCATCCGCCTGCAGGCCGCCAACGATGCCGGCAATCTCGACGACATCCGGGAATTCACGTCGCCCGAGATGTTTGCCGAGATCAAGCTGGGCATGGCCGACCGCGGTGCTGAAAAGCAGGAAACCGATGTCGTCCAGCTCAACGCCGAAGTCCTCGACGTTGCCGAAGAAGCCAGCCGTTACGTCGTCAGCGTGCGCTTCACCGGCCTGATCCGCGAGGAAAAGAACGCCGCACCGGAAGCCTTCGACGAAATGTGGCACATGACCAAGCCGCGCAGCGGCAATGGCGGCTGGGTGCTGGCCGGTATCCAGCAAGTCCAGTAA
- the hybE gene encoding [NiFe]-hydrogenase assembly chaperone HybE, whose translation MNQADSPVVSYAESPAALLAAHYRTVWQRGEPDMAEINPALDVESLGFARHAGDWFGVVITPWFLRLYLLPGGGTLWGEIPAGQRRFLELPGGTLPFVAAREEELGTYQFSTLITPMSLVPDMAAARQIAVDALQAFIFGMPSAVPPSPPAAPAPDTSRRGFFRRLAGKR comes from the coding sequence ATGAACCAGGCCGATTCCCCCGTTGTATCGTATGCCGAGAGTCCGGCGGCACTGCTTGCCGCCCATTACCGCACCGTCTGGCAGCGCGGCGAGCCGGACATGGCGGAAATCAATCCGGCGCTGGATGTCGAAAGCCTCGGCTTCGCCCGGCATGCCGGCGACTGGTTCGGTGTCGTCATCACGCCGTGGTTCCTGCGCCTTTACCTGTTGCCCGGTGGTGGCACGCTGTGGGGCGAGATTCCGGCCGGGCAGCGCCGCTTTCTCGAACTGCCGGGCGGCACGCTGCCCTTCGTTGCGGCGCGCGAGGAGGAACTCGGTACCTATCAGTTCAGTACGCTGATCACGCCGATGAGTCTGGTCCCGGACATGGCCGCTGCCCGCCAGATAGCGGTCGACGCGCTGCAAGCCTTCATTTTCGGCATGCCATCGGCAGTGCCGCCGAGCCCGCCCGCCGCACCGGCGCCCGACACTTCCCGGCGCGGCTTTTTCCGCCGTCTCGCCGGCAAGCGTTAG
- a CDS encoding FecCD family ABC transporter permease codes for MPTRRRAFLILASLALLAVLSIGLALTVGSLRIPPADVFSALLGREVPGIDVVLELRLPRALAGFACGGLLALAGALMQVLLRNPLADPYVLGISGGAGCGALFAILLGLPALGIDGLAFAGALGAMFLVFGLAHGDGSWTQTRLLLTGVIVAAGCGALVALMLAIAPEDRLRGMLYWLMGDLAQASGWLPGLIALVVGLALAMPFARELNLLARGMLQAQALGVAVNRLRYAIFLLASLATAASVTTAGSIGFVGLVVPHLVRLATGNDQRLLLPASVLAGGALLVLADTLARTLIAPQQLPVGVLTALIGVPVFLILLSRQPK; via the coding sequence ATGCCCACCCGCCGCCGCGCCTTCCTGATCCTCGCCAGCCTCGCCCTGTTGGCGGTGCTGAGTATCGGGCTGGCGTTGACGGTGGGCAGTCTGCGCATTCCGCCGGCTGACGTTTTCTCTGCCTTGCTCGGGCGCGAAGTGCCCGGCATCGATGTCGTGCTCGAACTGCGCCTGCCGCGCGCGCTGGCCGGATTTGCCTGCGGCGGGCTGCTCGCGCTGGCCGGGGCGCTGATGCAGGTGCTGTTGCGCAATCCGCTGGCCGATCCTTACGTGCTGGGGATTTCCGGCGGCGCCGGTTGCGGCGCGCTGTTTGCCATCCTGCTCGGCCTGCCGGCGCTCGGCATCGACGGGCTGGCTTTTGCCGGTGCGCTCGGCGCGATGTTCCTGGTTTTCGGGCTGGCGCACGGTGACGGCAGCTGGACGCAGACACGCCTCTTGCTGACCGGCGTCATCGTCGCCGCCGGCTGCGGTGCGCTGGTCGCGCTGATGCTCGCCATCGCCCCCGAAGATCGCCTGCGCGGCATGCTGTACTGGCTGATGGGCGATCTCGCCCAGGCGTCCGGGTGGCTGCCCGGCCTGATCGCACTGGTCGTCGGTCTGGCCCTGGCCATGCCCTTTGCCCGCGAACTCAACCTGCTGGCGCGTGGCATGCTGCAGGCGCAGGCGCTCGGCGTAGCGGTCAACCGTCTGCGCTATGCCATTTTCCTGCTCGCTTCGCTGGCTACCGCCGCTTCGGTGACCACGGCTGGCTCGATCGGTTTCGTCGGCCTGGTCGTGCCACATCTGGTGCGCCTGGCGACCGGCAACGACCAGCGCCTGCTGCTGCCGGCCTCGGTGCTGGCCGGCGGCGCGCTGCTGGTGCTGGCCGACACGCTGGCCCGGACGCTGATCGCACCGCAGCAGCTGCCGGTCGGCGTGCTCACCGCACTGATCGGCGTGCCGGTCTTCCTCATCCTGCTCTCGCGGCAACCGAAATGA
- a CDS encoding ABC transporter ATP-binding protein codes for MTGPLLEARQLAVEIGGRRVVDRLDLVLNGGERLAILGRNGAGKSTLLATLAGLRPPAAGAVLLGSEDAALLPPRDAALRRAWLGQFHADPFGSTVLETALTGRHPHLGRWDWETTRDADLARGALAAVGLQGMEERQIHTLSGGERQRLSIATLLTQAAPLYLLDEPLSHLDLNHQMAALELFAGTACDCGAGIVMVLHDPALAHRFCDRALLIHGDGRYELGPVDAILTAKTLSGLYGYTLRQIDDNGRRCFIPE; via the coding sequence ATGACCGGCCCCTTGCTCGAAGCCCGCCAACTGGCCGTCGAAATCGGCGGTCGGCGCGTCGTCGACCGTCTCGACCTGGTGCTGAACGGCGGCGAACGCCTGGCCATTCTCGGCCGCAACGGCGCCGGCAAGTCGACGCTGCTCGCGACGCTGGCCGGCCTGCGCCCGCCGGCCGCCGGCGCCGTGCTGCTTGGCAGCGAAGATGCCGCGCTGTTGCCGCCGCGCGATGCGGCGCTACGCCGCGCCTGGCTCGGCCAGTTCCATGCCGACCCGTTCGGCTCGACCGTACTCGAAACGGCGCTGACCGGCCGGCATCCGCATCTCGGTCGCTGGGACTGGGAAACGACGCGCGATGCCGATCTGGCACGCGGCGCACTGGCCGCAGTTGGTTTGCAAGGCATGGAAGAACGCCAGATCCACACGCTGTCCGGCGGCGAACGCCAGCGCCTGTCGATCGCCACGCTGCTCACCCAGGCGGCGCCGCTCTACCTGCTCGACGAACCGCTGTCGCACCTCGACCTCAATCACCAGATGGCCGCGCTCGAACTGTTTGCCGGTACCGCCTGCGACTGCGGCGCCGGCATCGTCATGGTTTTGCACGACCCGGCTCTGGCCCACCGTTTTTGCGACCGCGCGCTGCTCATCCACGGCGACGGCCGCTACGAACTCGGACCGGTCGACGCCATCCTGACTGCCAAAACGCTGTCCGGGCTCTACGGCTACACCCTGCGCCAGATCGACGACAACGGCCGGCGCTGCTTCATCCCGGAGTAA
- a CDS encoding cobyrinate a,c-diamide synthase: MSLACPALLIAAPASGQGKTTVTAALARLHARQGRRVTVFKCGPDFLDPQIHAVASGRPCQNLDFGMCGEDDARWRLARAARDSDLILVEGVMGLFDGTPSAADIACRFGIPVMAMIDAGSMAQTFGAVAHGLASYRPGLPFAGVLANRVGSERHAGMLKDSLPPGMGWFGALSRNAAAALPERHLGLLQAAEIDDLESRLDQLADALAATATVNLPQGIEFADFSAPSVAPLLAGRRIAIARDAAYGFIYPANLEMLTALGAELHFFSPIAGDTLPPCDAVWLPGGYPELHAAALSANAALWTALRAHVAAGKPLLAECGGMMSLFEQVTDKAGTTHAFAGLLPGISVMQPRLAALGTQFAELPEGRLAGHTFHYSKSETPLSPLVHASTPDGRKGEAIYRLARLTASYVHFYFPSNPLACAALFA, from the coding sequence ATGTCGCTCGCCTGTCCTGCCCTGCTCATCGCCGCCCCCGCCTCCGGCCAGGGCAAGACCACCGTCACCGCCGCGCTCGCCCGGCTGCATGCGCGGCAAGGCCGGCGCGTCACCGTGTTCAAGTGCGGCCCGGATTTTCTCGATCCGCAGATTCATGCCGTGGCCAGCGGTCGACCGTGCCAGAACCTCGATTTCGGCATGTGCGGCGAGGACGATGCGCGCTGGCGGCTGGCGCGCGCCGCGCGCGATTCCGACCTGATCCTCGTTGAAGGCGTCATGGGCCTGTTCGACGGAACACCGTCAGCTGCCGACATCGCCTGCCGCTTCGGCATCCCGGTCATGGCGATGATCGATGCCGGATCGATGGCCCAGACTTTCGGTGCCGTCGCGCACGGGCTGGCTAGCTACCGGCCCGGCCTGCCTTTTGCCGGCGTACTGGCCAACCGCGTCGGCAGCGAACGCCATGCCGGCATGCTCAAGGACAGCCTGCCACCCGGCATGGGCTGGTTCGGCGCGTTGTCGCGCAATGCCGCAGCAGCACTGCCCGAACGTCACCTCGGCCTGCTGCAGGCAGCCGAAATCGACGACCTGGAAAGCCGCCTCGACCAGCTCGCCGATGCGCTGGCCGCCACCGCAACAGTCAACCTGCCGCAGGGCATCGAATTCGCCGACTTTTCCGCACCCAGCGTCGCGCCGCTGCTCGCCGGCCGGCGCATCGCAATCGCCCGCGACGCCGCCTACGGCTTCATCTACCCGGCCAACCTGGAAATGCTGACGGCGCTCGGTGCCGAATTGCACTTCTTCTCGCCGATTGCCGGCGACACCTTGCCTCCGTGCGACGCCGTATGGCTGCCCGGCGGCTATCCCGAACTGCACGCCGCGGCGCTTTCAGCCAACGCGGCGCTGTGGACCGCCTTGCGCGCCCACGTCGCGGCCGGCAAACCACTGCTCGCCGAGTGCGGCGGCATGATGAGCCTGTTCGAGCAGGTCACCGACAAGGCCGGCACGACGCATGCCTTCGCCGGGCTGCTGCCCGGCATCTCGGTCATGCAGCCACGCCTGGCCGCCCTCGGCACCCAGTTCGCCGAGCTGCCGGAAGGGCGACTGGCCGGCCACACCTTCCATTATTCGAAGAGCGAAACACCACTGTCGCCGCTAGTGCACGCCAGCACGCCGGATGGCCGCAAGGGCGAGGCGATTTACCGGCTGGCGCGCCTGACCGCTTCCTACGTACATTTCTACTTTCCATCGAACCCGCTCGCCTGCGCTGCCCTGTTTGCCTGA
- a CDS encoding cell division protein ZapA: MSAETNFLDVKIMGREYRVACTAEERDALLLAVDLVDGKMREIAQRTKSTIAERVAVMAALNIAHELLSGDSRSGEKSFAEAVDTSEAKRRIDDMGARIDTVLAPQQQLDL, from the coding sequence ATGAGCGCCGAGACCAATTTCCTTGATGTCAAGATCATGGGCCGCGAATATCGCGTGGCCTGCACCGCCGAGGAGCGCGATGCGCTGTTGCTGGCGGTCGATCTGGTCGACGGCAAGATGCGCGAAATCGCCCAGCGCACCAAGAGCACCATTGCCGAGCGTGTTGCCGTCATGGCCGCGCTGAACATCGCGCACGAGCTGCTTTCCGGGGATTCCCGCAGTGGCGAAAAAAGCTTTGCGGAAGCGGTTGATACTTCCGAAGCAAAGCGTAGAATCGACGACATGGGAGCACGGATAGACACCGTGCTGGCGCCCCAGCAGCAACTGGATCTCTGA
- the cobO gene encoding cob(I)yrinic acid a,c-diamide adenosyltransferase encodes MVTHEQRMQKKKAVIDNQIAAAQAERGVLLINTGNGKGKSSAAFGVVARALGHGLKVGVVQFVKSRSDTGEEAFFRTQPNVTWHVGGEGFTWETQDKERDAAAARHAWAIAGEHLSNPEIGLVVLDEMTYAFKYGWLDLDAVIAKLLARPLMQHVIVTGRGAPEALRAAADTVSDIGNEKHAFQAGIKAMPGLEW; translated from the coding sequence ATGGTTACCCACGAACAACGCATGCAGAAGAAGAAGGCCGTGATCGACAACCAGATCGCAGCCGCCCAGGCCGAACGCGGCGTGCTGCTGATCAACACTGGCAACGGCAAGGGCAAGTCGAGCGCTGCTTTCGGCGTCGTCGCCCGCGCCCTCGGCCACGGTCTCAAGGTCGGCGTCGTGCAGTTCGTCAAGAGCCGCTCGGACACCGGCGAGGAAGCCTTCTTCCGCACCCAGCCCAACGTTACCTGGCATGTCGGCGGCGAAGGCTTCACCTGGGAAACCCAGGACAAGGAACGCGATGCCGCCGCCGCCCGGCACGCCTGGGCGATTGCCGGCGAACATCTGAGCAACCCGGAAATCGGCCTGGTCGTGCTCGACGAGATGACCTACGCCTTCAAGTACGGCTGGCTCGATCTCGATGCCGTCATCGCCAAGCTGCTCGCCCGGCCGCTCATGCAACACGTCATCGTCACCGGCCGCGGCGCCCCGGAAGCCCTGCGTGCCGCCGCCGACACGGTGAGCGACATCGGCAACGAGAAACACGCCTTCCAGGCCGGCATCAAGGCAATGCCGGGGCTGGAGTGGTGA
- a CDS encoding protein adenylyltransferase SelO — MNAPASPRFDNSFAALPEAFYTRLAPQPLSNPHVVAISDEVAGLVGLEAELLNSPEFAEIFAGNRLLPGSQPLAAVYSGHQFGVWAGQLGDGRAHLLGGLRNEHGHWEIQLKGAGRTPYSRGADGRAVLRSSIREFLCSEAMAGLGIPTTRALCIVGGDQAVRREQIETAAVVARVAPGFVRFGSFEHWASRDRQLELKQLADYVIDTFRPACRDADYPYAALLADVARRTGEMIAHWMAVGFMHGVMNTDNMSILGLTLDYGPFGFMEAFDPGHICNHSDDQGRYTYRNQPHIGQWNLYRLADAFLPLIGRPAQCKAAVDEHYGPAFEGRFEQLMRAKLGLRDGLPDDEDFIGETFGFLQQHRPDFTLFFRSLAKLPATVDRENMAKTDAPLRDLFVDRSACDTWLAEWRARLAQTPWPDAERQAAMRAASPKYVLRNWLAEVAIRKAKTGDFSEVQRLLTCLRRPYDEQPEFEAYAALPPDWANGLAVSCSS; from the coding sequence ATGAACGCACCTGCCTCGCCCCGTTTCGACAACAGTTTTGCCGCCCTGCCCGAGGCCTTCTACACCCGTCTGGCGCCGCAGCCCCTGAGCAACCCGCATGTTGTCGCGATCAGCGATGAAGTGGCCGGGCTGGTCGGTCTGGAAGCGGAGCTGCTGAACAGCCCGGAGTTCGCCGAAATCTTCGCCGGAAATCGTCTGCTGCCGGGCAGTCAACCGCTGGCCGCCGTCTATTCCGGACACCAGTTCGGCGTCTGGGCGGGCCAGCTGGGCGACGGCCGGGCGCATCTGCTTGGCGGCCTGCGCAACGAGCATGGACACTGGGAAATCCAGTTGAAGGGAGCGGGCCGTACGCCTTATTCGCGTGGCGCCGACGGTCGCGCCGTGTTGCGCTCGTCGATCCGCGAGTTTCTCTGTTCCGAAGCGATGGCCGGGCTTGGCATTCCGACGACGCGCGCCCTGTGCATCGTCGGCGGCGACCAGGCGGTGCGCCGCGAGCAGATCGAAACAGCGGCTGTGGTCGCCCGCGTCGCGCCCGGCTTCGTGCGTTTCGGCTCCTTCGAACATTGGGCCTCACGTGACCGGCAGCTTGAATTGAAGCAACTGGCCGATTACGTGATCGACACCTTCCGCCCGGCGTGCCGTGACGCGGACTACCCCTACGCCGCGCTGCTCGCCGACGTGGCGCGCCGTACCGGCGAGATGATCGCGCACTGGATGGCGGTCGGCTTCATGCATGGCGTGATGAACACCGACAACATGTCGATTCTTGGCCTGACCCTCGATTACGGCCCGTTCGGTTTCATGGAAGCCTTCGACCCCGGCCATATCTGCAATCACTCCGATGACCAGGGACGCTATACCTACCGCAATCAGCCGCATATCGGGCAGTGGAATCTCTATCGCCTGGCCGATGCCTTCCTGCCGCTGATCGGCCGGCCGGCGCAGTGCAAGGCCGCGGTCGACGAGCATTACGGCCCGGCCTTCGAAGGCAGGTTCGAGCAACTGATGCGCGCCAAGCTCGGTCTGCGCGACGGTTTGCCCGACGACGAGGACTTCATCGGCGAAACCTTCGGTTTCCTGCAGCAGCACCGTCCCGACTTCACGCTGTTCTTCCGTTCGCTGGCGAAATTGCCGGCAACGGTCGACCGCGAAAATATGGCCAAAACCGACGCCCCCTTGCGCGACCTGTTCGTCGACCGCAGCGCTTGCGATACCTGGCTCGCCGAGTGGCGCGCTCGCCTGGCGCAGACACCGTGGCCGGATGCCGAGCGGCAGGCGGCGATGCGGGCGGCCAGTCCGAAGTACGTGCTGCGCAACTGGCTGGCCGAAGTGGCGATCCGCAAAGCGAAGACTGGCGACTTTTCGGAAGTGCAGCGCCTGCTCACCTGCCTGCGCCGGCCTTACGACGAACAGCCGGAGTTCGAGGCTTACGCTGCCTTGCCGCCGGACTGGGCGAACGGACTCGCGGTCAGCTGCTCGAGCTGA